A single Saccharolobus shibatae B12 DNA region contains:
- a CDS encoding type II secretion system F family protein — translation MSIFNRRDNKQSLNNQGPSKIELLFYNSSIINGLVKSVDMKIKKAGISQDPRLFASKLFLTLILSIAISALLIAFSIRFFELYRFTLLTKYLAGFLTLIIFGVIIPPVVYLMQILQLSQSTENRRIGLDSEAPAFAAVFNVFLRSGLSARYVFDYLSKSTAMHYASQIASYVNKRVKYLGEGVESAIVESLNYSPSKVFNEFLITYVTAVRTGAPVLDTMEAKTKDILKNIETLASTAAENLSGIAEGFVIWLSSGFITFFLVLLLQAIFPSLFGSVPFPIMAIFAMIMIPLINLLFIWVVDQTQFRFPERSLKAYKVFYITFPLGIVISFIVLYLIKDPIPLLLYLLFLNGGVQQIPLSVLAFTVGLLIAVIPPAVIAIRELREGTGYDVYVVSFLRAVAEGLRAGLNPATVVKNLKDSPEMGKFRDILNTIYAYSLLGVPLKDAFKIASERILDFSSRVSLISLADMIEIGSLTPETVESLAEQVDAQIRIRRNYNAKIRVLLYAPYIGIILALVASILLGNAMFTLISHQSLALSYGPLSNATVILPKSLYVISISALFNSFLAGLLVGKIGYGKTAAGFIHSAILVVITAILVVISLHISLIPSISPSSTSL, via the coding sequence ATGAGTATATTTAATAGGCGTGATAACAAACAATCTCTCAACAATCAAGGCCCATCTAAAATTGAATTATTATTTTACAATTCCAGTATTATCAATGGTTTAGTTAAAAGCGTGGATATGAAAATCAAAAAAGCTGGTATAAGTCAAGATCCTCGTTTATTTGCATCTAAGCTATTTCTTACTCTGATACTTTCAATTGCCATTTCAGCGCTATTAATAGCGTTTTCTATTAGGTTCTTTGAGCTATATAGATTTACATTACTTACAAAATATTTGGCAGGGTTTTTAACATTGATAATATTCGGTGTAATAATACCGCCTGTTGTTTATTTGATGCAAATTCTTCAATTATCTCAATCAACTGAGAATAGAAGAATAGGTCTGGATAGTGAAGCTCCAGCATTCGCTGCAGTATTTAACGTTTTCTTAAGATCTGGTCTAAGTGCAAGATACGTTTTCGACTACTTATCTAAATCCACAGCAATGCACTACGCTAGTCAAATCGCCTCATATGTCAATAAGAGAGTTAAATATCTAGGAGAAGGTGTAGAAAGCGCAATAGTCGAATCATTAAACTACTCACCTTCGAAAGTATTTAATGAGTTTTTAATAACTTACGTTACTGCTGTAAGAACCGGAGCTCCAGTTCTAGATACAATGGAAGCTAAGACTAAAGATATTCTAAAGAATATAGAAACTTTAGCTTCTACCGCAGCAGAAAACTTGTCCGGAATTGCTGAGGGTTTCGTAATTTGGCTTTCCTCCGGTTTCATAACGTTCTTTCTGGTTTTATTGTTACAAGCAATATTTCCATCTCTCTTTGGTTCAGTCCCATTTCCTATAATGGCTATTTTCGCAATGATTATGATACCATTGATAAATCTACTATTCATATGGGTTGTAGATCAAACCCAATTTAGATTTCCAGAGAGATCATTAAAAGCGTACAAGGTATTTTATATTACCTTCCCCTTAGGGATAGTCATATCATTTATCGTACTATATTTAATAAAGGACCCAATTCCTCTTCTTTTATACCTACTATTTTTGAATGGTGGTGTACAGCAAATACCGTTATCTGTATTAGCATTTACAGTAGGTCTATTAATAGCTGTCATACCTCCAGCAGTAATTGCAATTAGGGAATTGAGGGAAGGTACAGGATATGACGTCTATGTCGTTTCTTTTCTAAGAGCTGTTGCTGAGGGACTTAGAGCTGGGTTAAATCCAGCTACTGTAGTTAAAAACTTAAAGGATTCCCCGGAAATGGGAAAGTTCAGAGATATACTGAATACCATTTACGCTTATTCTCTGTTAGGTGTCCCCTTAAAGGACGCCTTTAAGATAGCCTCAGAGAGAATATTGGACTTTTCTAGTAGAGTTTCCTTAATTTCATTAGCGGATATGATAGAAATTGGTAGTTTGACACCAGAGACAGTTGAGTCATTAGCAGAACAAGTAGATGCTCAAATAAGGATAAGGAGAAACTATAACGCCAAAATAAGAGTGTTACTATATGCACCGTATATAGGAATTATTTTAGCCTTAGTAGCGTCTATTCTATTGGGTAACGCTATGTTTACCTTAATATCTCATCAATCTTTGGCTTTATCTTATGGACCATTATCCAATGCTACTGTGATCTTGCCCAAATCCCTCTACGTAATCTCTATTTCGGCACTCTTTAACTCGTTTTTGGCTGGATTACTAGTAGGGAAAATAGGCTATGGCAAAACGGCAGCTGGCTTTATACATTCGGCGATTTTAGTAGTTATAACTGCTATCTTAGTTGTCATATCATTACATATATCTCTAATACCTTCTATATCTCCTTCGTCAACATCTTTATAA
- a CDS encoding type II/IV secretion system ATPase subunit — MSKILKSLLPKGKPTVKQLPIAELPITLYPVSPFPEEVTTIVADYEVNILSLAPEDVKSNIAQNNIELVLPNPHIFITFDERKGIYKYVLLEPPVNDTIYNMYNIFIEEVERELLSKTPSLDLAKIIFELSKKRSNLNIIQEKRGDIYILSTNARVTLYYLLRNMFGYNVLTSLVADKNIEDISVSGLNNPVYVYHRSYEYVPTNIMFTKNMKISPQLNIMIDGEELLDQLVLRMLSTTGKSISVAEPIQDGMLPNGDRIAATFRREVSASGSSVVIRRFSERPITILDLINSGTLSPELAAYLWYGMDLRMSIMSIGVTGAGKTTLLNAVLNLVKESMKIVSIEDIPEIRLAHTNWVQLYARPAYAGVGKEISLMDLLKLSLRYRPDIIVVGEIRGQEAYVLFQAISTGHGGATTFHAYNTDSAIKRLMNEPLNIPQEWIPMMNIMMTIRRLPVYVGEKIVLRRRVVAVDEIVSWNDYRRVSSWDPKSDAFAINLDSARVLKNRIEEAGLSIDDVKREMERRALFLKLLASSREIIQSEESYKLVKNYIIKYSLKPEEALKEVQSMARTKAIELKE; from the coding sequence ATGAGTAAAATTTTAAAATCTCTCTTGCCAAAAGGCAAACCCACCGTTAAGCAATTGCCTATAGCAGAGTTACCTATAACACTCTATCCAGTTAGTCCTTTTCCAGAAGAGGTAACTACAATTGTTGCAGACTACGAAGTGAATATACTAAGCTTAGCCCCAGAGGATGTTAAGTCCAATATAGCCCAAAATAATATAGAGTTAGTATTGCCGAATCCTCACATCTTTATTACCTTTGATGAAAGGAAGGGTATATACAAATACGTTTTATTAGAACCACCAGTAAATGATACCATTTACAACATGTATAATATATTCATAGAAGAGGTAGAGAGAGAATTACTTTCCAAGACACCCTCGCTTGACCTTGCGAAAATTATATTCGAACTTAGTAAGAAAAGATCTAATCTTAATATTATCCAAGAGAAAAGGGGAGATATATACATACTAAGTACAAACGCAAGAGTTACGTTATATTACCTATTAAGGAACATGTTCGGATACAACGTATTAACTTCACTGGTTGCTGATAAGAATATAGAAGATATTTCTGTTTCTGGTTTGAATAATCCAGTCTATGTATATCATAGAAGTTATGAATACGTTCCAACTAACATTATGTTTACTAAGAACATGAAGATATCTCCACAACTTAATATTATGATAGATGGTGAGGAATTGCTGGATCAATTAGTACTAAGAATGCTTTCAACCACTGGTAAGTCAATTTCAGTTGCTGAACCAATACAAGACGGTATGTTACCAAATGGTGATAGGATTGCCGCAACATTTAGGCGTGAGGTATCAGCCAGTGGTTCTTCAGTAGTGATAAGAAGATTTAGTGAAAGGCCTATTACGATACTAGATTTAATCAATTCTGGCACCTTATCTCCAGAGTTGGCCGCATATCTATGGTATGGAATGGATCTGAGAATGAGTATAATGTCAATAGGAGTTACTGGTGCTGGAAAGACCACTTTGCTTAATGCAGTTCTGAATCTAGTAAAAGAGAGCATGAAAATTGTCTCTATAGAAGATATTCCGGAAATCAGATTAGCGCATACTAATTGGGTTCAACTTTACGCTAGACCAGCATATGCAGGAGTAGGCAAAGAGATTTCATTAATGGATTTGCTAAAATTATCCCTCAGATATAGGCCAGATATAATAGTGGTAGGTGAGATAAGAGGACAAGAGGCTTACGTATTATTCCAAGCGATATCAACTGGACACGGTGGTGCTACGACATTCCACGCGTATAATACGGACTCTGCAATAAAGAGGCTTATGAATGAGCCCCTTAACATTCCACAAGAGTGGATACCTATGATGAACATAATGATGACAATTAGGAGGTTACCAGTATATGTAGGCGAGAAGATCGTTCTAAGGAGACGTGTTGTAGCAGTTGATGAAATAGTTAGTTGGAATGATTATAGAAGGGTCTCGAGTTGGGATCCGAAAAGTGACGCGTTTGCAATCAATCTTGACTCTGCCAGAGTATTAAAAAATAGAATAGAGGAAGCTGGCCTTAGTATAGATGATGTTAAGAGAGAAATGGAGAGGAGAGCATTATTCCTAAAATTATTAGCGTCTTCCAGGGAGATAATACAGAGTGAGGAGAGTTATAAGCTTGTGAAGAACTATATAATAAAGTATAGCTTAAAGCCAGAAGAAGCTCTAAAAGAAGTTCAATCAATGGCCAGGACAAAAGCTATAGAATTAAAAGAATAA
- the ppa gene encoding inorganic diphosphatase, whose protein sequence is MKVGPGKKAPDEINVFIEIPMGSNIKYEYDEEEEVIKVDRVLYTSMVYPFNYGFIPETLEEDGDPLDVLVLGNYSLMPGTVIEARPIGMIYMRDEEGEDAKVIAVPRNKTDPSFSNINDVKDLPEATRNKIVHFFEHYKELEPNKWVKISGWGGVAEAKERIKKAIDRKKQG, encoded by the coding sequence ATGAAGGTAGGTCCTGGGAAAAAAGCCCCAGATGAGATAAACGTATTCATAGAAATACCCATGGGTTCAAACATTAAATATGAGTATGATGAAGAGGAAGAGGTTATTAAAGTAGATAGAGTGTTGTATACGTCAATGGTATATCCGTTTAATTATGGCTTTATTCCAGAGACTTTAGAAGAAGATGGAGATCCATTAGATGTGTTGGTTCTAGGAAATTACTCATTAATGCCTGGGACGGTAATAGAAGCAAGACCTATAGGAATGATTTACATGAGGGATGAGGAAGGTGAGGACGCGAAGGTAATAGCAGTGCCAAGGAATAAGACGGACCCTTCATTTTCTAATATTAATGATGTTAAAGATCTTCCAGAGGCTACAAGGAATAAGATTGTACATTTCTTTGAACACTATAAAGAACTGGAACCAAATAAATGGGTAAAAATAAGTGGATGGGGAGGCGTAGCCGAGGCTAAGGAAAGAATTAAAAAAGCAATTGACAGAAAGAAACAAGGATGA
- the rnhB gene encoding ribonuclease HII, with amino-acid sequence MRIGIDEAGRGALIGPMIVAGVVISDSKLKFLKGIGVKDSKQLTRERREKLFDIIASTVDAFTVVKVFPYEIDNYNLNDLTYDAVSKIILSLSVFNPEIVTVDKVGEEKPVIELIRKLGYKSNVVHKADVLFVEASAASIIAKVIRDNYIDELKKVYGDFGSGYPADPRTIKWLKSFYEKNPNPPPIIRRSWKILRSTAPLYYISKEGRRLW; translated from the coding sequence ATGAGAATAGGTATAGACGAAGCAGGTCGTGGAGCCTTAATAGGTCCAATGATAGTTGCAGGTGTAGTTATCAGTGATTCAAAGCTAAAATTCCTTAAAGGCATTGGAGTAAAGGATAGTAAGCAATTAACTAGGGAGAGAAGGGAGAAATTGTTCGATATTATTGCAAGTACCGTAGATGCTTTCACAGTAGTTAAAGTTTTTCCTTACGAAATAGATAATTACAACTTGAACGATCTCACATATGATGCGGTGTCTAAGATAATTTTATCACTTTCGGTTTTCAATCCTGAAATAGTAACAGTTGATAAAGTGGGAGAAGAGAAGCCTGTTATAGAGCTCATCAGAAAGCTAGGTTATAAGTCAAATGTAGTTCACAAGGCGGATGTCCTATTTGTTGAAGCAAGTGCAGCAAGCATTATTGCTAAAGTAATAAGGGATAATTATATTGATGAGTTGAAAAAAGTTTACGGTGATTTCGGGAGTGGATACCCTGCTGATCCTAGAACAATAAAGTGGCTTAAGTCCTTTTATGAGAAGAACCCAAATCCACCTCCCATTATCAGAAGATCATGGAAAATTTTACGTTCTACTGCTCCACTATATTATATAAGTAAAGAGGGTAGAAGACTATGGTAA
- a CDS encoding glycosyltransferase → MIREIFEILLFISSSITSLWILLQAFYYKVSNENLVQVLDNDRNNSNKKIDIIVAIKDENERTIKELIDNLSELDYRPYRVIIISDDSLENFEKIMKVVDRIPENFVIIRRPENGGRKAGALNFAFNLSDGELLVFLDAEARVEKNFLRKISKLNYDAAAFRLKVRDPITPVQKIYSHTNEFVMNALFKAREKLGLIIFANGSAFAIRRDILRKIGGWKENIVAEDLELGIRLALNGIRVKYVDDIVVYTLAPYTLTDLYNQIKRWAYGSGELLAYSMRLFKLGAKGIEGFIYSQQWGLYPLYLLVFLIVISLQFTLNINYLYVFSSLIPILVSNGIYITLIKPKDDYRSGIVTIIASLIGYVQGVFKVRFKWKVTPKNHIVKEEEILSIKILGVILAIMAYVNSLFNNTLSSLLLILVSIILLIL, encoded by the coding sequence ATGATAAGGGAAATTTTTGAAATTTTACTTTTTATATCCTCCTCTATTACATCTTTATGGATACTTCTTCAAGCATTTTACTATAAAGTTTCCAATGAAAATTTAGTACAAGTATTGGATAATGATAGAAACAATTCTAATAAGAAAATAGATATAATAGTTGCGATAAAGGACGAAAACGAGAGAACTATAAAAGAGTTAATCGATAATTTATCGGAATTGGACTACAGACCTTACAGAGTTATAATAATTTCTGATGATTCGTTGGAAAATTTTGAGAAAATTATGAAAGTTGTAGATAGAATTCCAGAGAATTTCGTAATTATAAGGAGACCAGAAAATGGGGGAAGAAAAGCTGGAGCACTAAACTTTGCCTTTAACCTTTCAGATGGAGAATTATTAGTGTTTCTTGACGCTGAAGCCAGAGTAGAAAAGAACTTTTTACGTAAAATTTCTAAACTTAATTACGATGCTGCTGCGTTTAGGCTAAAAGTCAGAGATCCTATCACACCAGTCCAAAAGATATACTCTCACACTAATGAATTCGTAATGAATGCCTTATTTAAGGCAAGAGAGAAGTTAGGCCTAATAATTTTTGCAAATGGTTCAGCATTTGCAATAAGGAGAGATATTTTAAGGAAAATAGGCGGATGGAAAGAAAATATTGTAGCGGAAGATTTAGAGCTAGGTATTAGACTTGCTCTAAATGGTATTAGAGTGAAATATGTTGATGATATTGTAGTTTATACCTTAGCCCCTTATACTCTAACTGATTTATATAACCAAATTAAAAGATGGGCTTATGGCTCTGGAGAATTGCTCGCCTACAGCATGAGACTGTTTAAATTAGGAGCAAAGGGAATTGAGGGATTTATTTATTCTCAACAATGGGGATTGTACCCCTTATATCTATTAGTATTTTTGATTGTTATCTCCCTTCAGTTTACATTAAATATAAACTATCTGTACGTCTTTAGCTCACTGATCCCAATACTGGTCTCAAATGGAATTTATATAACTCTAATAAAACCTAAGGATGACTATAGAAGTGGGATTGTAACCATAATCGCTTCCCTTATAGGTTACGTTCAAGGAGTATTTAAAGTAAGGTTCAAATGGAAAGTCACTCCTAAAAACCACATTGTAAAAGAAGAAGAAATCTTGAGTATAAAAATATTGGGAGTTATTCTCGCAATTATGGCATATGTTAATAGTCTTTTCAATAACACTCTTTCATCTTTGTTGTTAATCTTGGTTTCAATTATTCTTTTAATTCTATAG
- a CDS encoding TGS domain-containing protein: protein MVTNLPAEAKAKWLKVMDAKTPEEKFQALQEFLKEVPKHKGTENLVYWAKRRMAELREEMEVRKSKKSGGFSLFVEKEGAGQAILIGDLLLRSLIMKKLTNVKQEFNELPVPGMVKYEDVQIQLVNPPKSLPLTKTIGLIRNADEVIIVVNNKEELSFMRNLLEENNILLRKPKGRVIIERTRYGISGIRIVNLGKLVDVDEKAVRDYIESFGIKSAIVKIIGEVALDDIEKSMFEAVSYKPTVIISKERFDIGEFPILSIDQIDKLPKLLFEMLEVIRIYTKEPGEEPTKDPLILKKGSTVLDVARKLHSSLAENFRYARVWGRSVKFQGQKVGPSHVLEDKDIVEIHVK from the coding sequence ATGGTAACGAATTTACCCGCTGAAGCCAAGGCTAAATGGCTAAAGGTGATGGACGCAAAGACACCGGAGGAGAAATTCCAAGCTTTGCAGGAATTTCTTAAGGAAGTTCCTAAACATAAGGGAACCGAAAATCTGGTATATTGGGCTAAGAGGCGAATGGCCGAATTAAGGGAAGAAATGGAGGTAAGAAAGAGCAAGAAAAGCGGAGGTTTTTCGTTATTTGTTGAGAAAGAGGGTGCGGGTCAAGCGATTTTGATAGGAGATTTACTCCTAAGATCCTTAATAATGAAAAAACTTACCAATGTAAAACAAGAATTCAACGAGTTACCAGTGCCTGGCATGGTTAAATATGAGGATGTTCAAATACAGTTGGTTAACCCACCTAAGAGTCTTCCACTCACTAAGACAATAGGTCTAATAAGGAATGCAGATGAGGTAATTATTGTTGTAAACAATAAGGAAGAACTATCCTTTATGAGGAATCTTTTGGAGGAGAATAATATCTTATTGAGAAAACCTAAGGGGAGGGTTATAATAGAGAGAACAAGGTATGGAATCTCTGGAATTAGGATAGTAAATTTAGGTAAACTGGTGGACGTCGATGAAAAAGCCGTAAGGGATTATATAGAGAGTTTTGGGATTAAATCAGCAATAGTGAAGATCATAGGTGAGGTTGCCTTAGATGATATAGAGAAATCCATGTTCGAAGCAGTTAGCTATAAGCCTACAGTAATAATCTCTAAGGAGAGGTTTGATATTGGCGAGTTTCCAATATTGAGTATTGATCAAATAGATAAGTTACCTAAGCTTCTGTTTGAGATGTTAGAGGTGATCAGAATTTACACAAAGGAGCCTGGGGAAGAACCAACTAAGGATCCTTTGATACTTAAAAAAGGTTCCACTGTTCTAGACGTAGCAAGGAAACTGCATTCATCATTGGCTGAAAATTTTAGATATGCCAGGGTTTGGGGAAGGTCGGTAAAGTTTCAGGGACAGAAAGTTGGTCCCTCACATGTTCTAGAAGATAAAGACATAGTTGAGATTCATGTAAAGTAA